ATCCGGTGCAATTCCCAAAGATGGTCCATCGGCGGGGATCACGATGGTTGTTGCCCTTCTTTCGGCGCTTTCTCGTCTTCCGGTCAGACATAATCTGGCGATGACCGGAGAAATTACGCTTACCGGAAGAGTCCTGGCAATTGGCGGAGTCAAGGAAAAGGTCCTGGCGGCCCATCGTACAGGCATTAAAAAAGTGATTTTGCCGGAGGAAAATGTGAAAGACCTTGAGGAAATTCCATCGGATATCCGAAAAAAAATTACTTTTTTCCCGGTGAAGACGATTGACGAAGTATTGGAAATTTCTTTTCGGAAAAAGAGAGATTCAAATCGCAACAGAAACTGTTCCTAATCCACACCGAGAGGTGAGGTCGCTTTGAATACGGAAAGACTCGATTTTCTTCGCGAAATGATCAATACTCCCAGTCCGTCCGGTTATGAAGAAAGAATACAAACTGTTTTTCATAAACGGGTCGAGACTTCGGTGAACCGGTTTTTCAAAGATGTACACGGTAACGCCTGCGGAATACTCAACCCGGAAAGCGCTTTTCGGGTCATGTTGGCCGGTCATTGTGATGAAATTGGTTTGATGGTTAATTATATCACCGAACAAGGTTTCATCCATTTTCGGAGTATCGGTGGTATCGACGCCCAACTCACACCCGGGCAGCGAGTGATTATTCATGCTGCCCGGGGACCGGTCTTGGGAGTGATTGGTAAGCGGCCGATACACCTGATCGAAGAGAAAGAGCGTTTGAAAGTGGTCAAAATCGAAGAACAGTGGATCGATATTGGGGGATGCGACCGACAGGAGGTAATGAGACTGGTTTCGGTCGGTGACCCGATTACGTTCGCGGCCGGTTTCGAACCGCTGAACGGGACCCGGGTGGTGGGAAGGGGTTTTGATGACCGGGCCGGGACCTTCGTGGTTGCGGAGGCTCTTTTATCAATCAATCGCGCTGCCCTGCGGTGTGCCGTATATGGGGTCAGCACCGTTCAGGAGGAGATTGGTTTACGGGGCGCAAAAACCAGCGCCTTTGCCATAGATCCGCACCTGGGGATCGCCATCGATGTCACTTTTGCTTCCGATTGTCCCGACGTCGATAAACGGAAAGTCGGTGAGATTGCGCTGGGCAAAGGCCCGGTTCTCGGACGAGGCCCCAACATCAATCGCCGGCTTTTTGAACGGATGATCCAAGTCGCCGAAAAACACGGGATCCCTTACCAGGTCCAGGCTGAACCTCGGGCGACGGGGACCGACGCTAATGCGATTCAGGTCAATAAAGGCGGTGTGGTAACCGCTCTTGTGGGAATCCCCAACCGGTATATGCATACACCGTCTGAGGTGGTGGACCTGGAGGATCTGGATAACACGATTAACCTTCTGGCTCGCATCCTGGAGAGTATCGATGGTCAGGAGGACTGGACTCCGTGAGCAATCAGTGCTTCTCGGGAAGGGAGAAAGATTTTACTGGAACAAAACCCAATTCGAGGAGGAATCGAATGTCCCAGCTTAGAAAAGATCCGGTTGTCGGCCGCTGGGTGATCGTGGCGACCGACAGAAGCCCGAAGCCTTATGACTTCGCAACGTCTGTTGAATTGAGAAAGCCCGGTCCGTGCGCATTTTGTGAGACTATGGAATCATATACCCCTCGGGAAATCTGGAGCGCTCGGTCACCTCAGACCCTACCCAACAACCCGGGCTGGCAAGTCAGGGTGGTCCCGAACAAGTTCCCGGCTCTGCGCTTGGAAGAATGGACACCATTTACGGTGGATAACGGCTATGAAAATATGGGCGGCTTTGGCGCTCATGAGGTAATCATCGAAACTCCCGCCCATGATCTGGAGTTGGTGGACCTCCCGATCGACCACTTCCAAAAGGTGTTTTTAGCTTATCGGGAACGCATGAGAGACCTGGAAAATGATCAACGAATCCAGTACTGCCTGATTTTTAAGAATCAAGGCGCCTTGGCCGGCGCCTCGATCCAGCATGCTCATTCCCAGCTCATTGCCGTCCCGGTGGTTCCCAAAAGAGTGAAAGAGGAATTGTTCGGGTCCCGAGACTATTACGGGAATAAGGGAACCTGTATTTTTTGCGATACGATTAATAGAGAATTAAGTATCCTGGAAAGAGTAGTGTATCAGAATGAACGGTTTATCGCCACCGTTCCCTACGCTCCCCGCTTTCCTTTCGAGATATGGGTTTTACCGCTTGAACACGCCGCTCATTTTTCCCAAACCGATGAACGGGATCTGGCGGCGTTGTCCGAGGTTATGCAAAATACACTCCGGGCCGTGAAAAATACACTGGATGATCCTCCCTTCAACATGCTCCTGCATGTTGCCCCCTATAGCCGCAACGGGGAGAATCCCGATGAACTGAGTTATCACTGGCATATTGAAATTCTTCCCTCTTTGACCAAAGTAGCCGGTTTTGAATGGGGCACCGGGTTTTATATCAATCCAGTCATTCCCGAGGAAGCAGCCCTGTTGTTGAGGGATAGCCTCAAAACGGAATGAGGTGTTGCTGTGGCTGTAAGATATGCTCTGATCCTGGCCGGTGGAAAGGAAGACCGGCTTAGTGTGCTTTCTTTGGAACGAGCCAAGGCAGCGGTACCTTACGGGAGTTTTTACCGCTTGATTGACTTTGCCCTAAGTAACTGTGTGAACTCCGGGATTTTCGATATTGGAATTTTGACCCAGTACCAACCCCGTTCGCTTATCGAGCATATCGGGGTAGGGCGGCCTTGGGATCTTGACCGAAAAAGGGGGGGAGTGGAACTCTTGCAACCGTTCCTGAGCCGGACGGCGAGGGGTTGGTACCGGGGTACCGGTGACGCGCTTTTTCAAAATTTGAATATCATCGATAGGCGGGATATCGAAAATCTCCTGGTTTTGTCCGGAGATCATGCGTATATGATGGACTACAATCCGCTCATGGATTTTCACCGGGATCGGAACGCGGATATCACTTTGGTCGTTACCCGCATCAAGAAAGAAGAAGGGAACCGTTTCGGTATTCTGGAGATCGACGCCAATGGATGGGTGACCGGTTTTGAGGAAAAACCGGAAAACCCCCGGACCGATATCGCCTTTATGGGAGTTTACATTTTCCGGTATGATTTCCTCCGACGAAAACTCACGGAGAATGCCCGTGAGGACAAGTATGATCTGGTGGATCACGTGATTGTCGAAAGCCTGGGAAAAGCCTCCATCCAAGCGTATTATTATAACGACTGCTGGTGGGACGCCGGCAGTCTCAAGGCGTACTGGGAAGCGAACATGCACCTTTTGGAGCCGCTTCCCCGTTTTAACTTATACAACCCCCATTGGGTGATCTTTACCAATCGGCCTCAGTATCCTCCCGTGTTTTTAGCCGATAGCACGCTAGTTCAATCGAGTATTATCGGTGAAGGAAGCGTCATTCGTGGTGAAGTAAGAAATTCGCTGATTTTTTCCGGAGTGGTTGTCGAAAAAGGCGCTCGGTTGATCAATTCGATCGTTTTTAACGATTCGATCATCAAGTCCGGAGCCTATATCGAAATGAGCATCCTGGACAAAAACGTCGTCGTTGGTGAAGGAACGGTCGTTGGTTATGGGGGTGACTACCGGTGCAATGAAGTGCGGCCCGACCTCCTCAACTGGGGGGTTAATTTGATAGGCAAAGGGACAGTTTTGCCGGCCGGATTCATGATTGAGCGGAACTGTTTGGTAGGGATCGGCCTACTGGAGAAACGTTTTACCGGCAGATCGTCATTGAGTAGCGGCTCCTCTTTCATGTAACTTATTCAATGAGGTGTCCTCTGGTCGGCTTGCCGGCGGCATCGGAGAATGGAAAAGGGGGAGGACGGAAAACAGAATCAAAAAAGCGAGAAGGAGCAAGGGGCAAAACAAAGAGAAGAAGCTTGGATTGCCTTCCTTGCAAGGCTTTTACCGTATCTCCACAACAATGCATGCTCGAATATACAATACGTCCAGAGGAGTCAGCCTGTCGATAGGGTCGGCGGCAGCGAATATGAAAACAGAGGGTGGGATGAAGTGCGGAAGGGTTTTCACCTATAAGGTTTTGCACTCTTTCACTCTTCAACCCTTACGCCATTCTGCTATGTATTTACGGGGGAGGTATCAAGAGTGATTTTTGGGCTGCTTTTGATAATTTTCATTCTTTATGGGTTGCTTCTTTTTTGGGTTTTATACGAGCGATTGAAGAATCTCGCTTTCACTGCGAGAAAGACCAGCGATTCAGTCAAGAGAATTGAAGAAAAACTTGCTCTGGTTGTTGATTTTCTGGAGGAAAACGAGAAATCACGTGAAGGGGGACCCTTGGGAGAACGATTTACGCTTGAGGCCCTAAAAGACGAGAGAGGCATTGCTAAAAATACAATATCAGAAGGAGATGAAAGATGAAGAATATACTTTGTTGGCTATGGGTTTTCGTTTTTTTGTTTTTACTTGTGGTTGGCGGAAGTGTTGTCTTAGCACAGAACGATACGGCAAAGGTTCAAGACAATCCGGTAGTGGCCAAGGTTAATGGAGAGCCGATTTATCTGGCTGACCTTCAGGAAATCTGGGATGAAATGCCAGAAAATGATCGACGGCAATTTCCCCGGGGATTCCAAGATCTTTTGGAACAATGGATACGCCAGCACCTTTTGGCCCAGGCAGCCCGGGAACAGGGAATTGACCAAGAACCGGCAATTCTTAAAAAGATAGAAAATCTGACCCGCCAGATTCTGGTCCATGAATATATAAATCGGGAGATCGTTGGGCGGGTGGAGGTTTCCGACCAGCAAATCGAAAGCGAATACCAGGCCAATCCGGCGTTATATACCGCTCCTGAATCCCGAAAAATCAGGCATATCATGCTGAATTCGCAAGAGGATGCCGACCAAGTCCTGCAAGGGCTCCGGGAAGGAAGAGATTTTTCAGAAATAGCCCGAGAATGGTCGATCGCTCCCGACGCTCAAAGCGGAGGAGACATGGGCTTTGTTCAGCGAGGGGACCTGGGACCTGATATCGAGGAAACGGTTTTTAACCTAACAGAAGGCTCTTTTAGTGAAGTGATTAAATCCGATTACGGGTTTCATGTATTTTTCGTTGAGGAAAGTCGTGAAGCGCGGATAAAGGAGCTCAGCGAGGTAAGGGAGGAGATTGCCTCCCGACTTTTACCAAGAATGCAGCAAGAAGCATTTGAAACCATGATCGGAGATCTCAAGAATCGTGCGGAAATTGCCATCATTGAAGAAAATCTGCCACCGGCAGTAGTAACTGAATCCACCGAATAGGGTGGGAAGCGTGCTGGAAATTCTGGACGATCTTTTTCGGTTGCCCCGGAATGGTGAGCATTTGGAAGTACGCCTGGAAAAGAGTATGCTGACCCGCATTTCTTTTCAAAACGGCAATCTGCTCAGGATAAAGGAAGAGCGTTCCCAGGGAGGGTCTATTCGAGTTTGCAACCCGCGACACGGTTGGGTTTTTCGTTCTTTTCAGGGATGGGACGAACTGGAACTGAAGGTGAGAGAGTTGCTGGGATGCGCCGTATCGCTTCCGGAAAATCCAAGTAATCTTGTCCAAACTGCGGCGGTGATCGGACATTTCCCGGTTCTTCTCGTTGATGATTTTCGGGAAAAACAGTTGACGGACAAATTGACTCCTCTCAAACGGTACGCCTCCATATTGAACAAGGAGTCCCCGGAGATCGTGAATTCCGCGGTTGAATACCGGGATGCTTTCCGGCAAGTCTATTTGGCCAACTCAGACGGTACCCGGGTCTCCTCTGAAAATCCGGATATTGCTGTACATTTTACCGCGACAGCCCGGCGTGGTGATACTATTGAGGTTTATTCCGACGGGATAGCCGGGAAAGCCGGGTTTGAGAAGATCCTCGATTGTGAAACGTTGGGGACGGCTGTTGCCAAACGGGCCGTGAGCTTTCTGGACGCACCTTCGGTCAAGGGTGGAGTCTATGATTGTATCCTGGATCCGGTTTTGGCCGGTGTTTTCATTCACGAAGCGTTCGGACACTTGAGCGAGGCGGACTTTGTCTATCGTAACGAGAAAATGAAAACGCTCATGACCAGAGGGAAGGCTCTGGCTTCACCAATTTTGAGCGTTTTCGACGATGCCGGAGTTGACGGCTTGCGAGGCTCATATCCTTGCGATGATGAAGGGGTGGTTCCCAAAAAAACCTTTCTGATTACCCAAGGTATCCTGACCAGCCGGCTCCATTCGCGGGAAACGGCTTTCTGCATGAACGAAGAGCCAACGGGAAACGCCAGAACCATTTCCTACCGGCATAGACCGATCGTTCGGATGAGCAATACCGGTATTCTTCCCGGGAGTGATTCCCGGGAAACGCTTTTCCGGGGAATCGACCGTGGCATTTATGCGATTGAATGCCTGGGTGGCAATACCGCTCTGGAGTTGTTTACTTTTTCCGCCGCATACGGATATCTTATTGAAAACGGGGAACCGGTCCGGCTGGTGAAAAACATCATTCTAAGCGGTAACCTTTTCGATACTTTAAAAAAAATTGATGGTGTTGGAAATGATTTTCAATGGAATGAACTCGGCGGATGTGGTAAGGGAGCGCAGATGGGGCTCCCAACGCCAACCGGAAGCCCTCACCTTCGTTTGCGGGAGGTTTTGATCGGAGGCCACGACGATGGATGACATATTTTCGGGATTTCGAAAAACGGGATTGTCCGGGGACTGTTATATAGAAACGACGGCAGAAAACCG
This Atribacteraceae bacterium DNA region includes the following protein-coding sequences:
- the galT gene encoding galactose-1-phosphate uridylyltransferase, which translates into the protein MSQLRKDPVVGRWVIVATDRSPKPYDFATSVELRKPGPCAFCETMESYTPREIWSARSPQTLPNNPGWQVRVVPNKFPALRLEEWTPFTVDNGYENMGGFGAHEVIIETPAHDLELVDLPIDHFQKVFLAYRERMRDLENDQRIQYCLIFKNQGALAGASIQHAHSQLIAVPVVPKRVKEELFGSRDYYGNKGTCIFCDTINRELSILERVVYQNERFIATVPYAPRFPFEIWVLPLEHAAHFSQTDERDLAALSEVMQNTLRAVKNTLDDPPFNMLLHVAPYSRNGENPDELSYHWHIEILPSLTKVAGFEWGTGFYINPVIPEEAALLLRDSLKTE
- a CDS encoding glucose-1-phosphate adenylyltransferase family protein, which codes for MAVRYALILAGGKEDRLSVLSLERAKAAVPYGSFYRLIDFALSNCVNSGIFDIGILTQYQPRSLIEHIGVGRPWDLDRKRGGVELLQPFLSRTARGWYRGTGDALFQNLNIIDRRDIENLLVLSGDHAYMMDYNPLMDFHRDRNADITLVVTRIKKEEGNRFGILEIDANGWVTGFEEKPENPRTDIAFMGVYIFRYDFLRRKLTENAREDKYDLVDHVIVESLGKASIQAYYYNDCWWDAGSLKAYWEANMHLLEPLPRFNLYNPHWVIFTNRPQYPPVFLADSTLVQSSIIGEGSVIRGEVRNSLIFSGVVVEKGARLINSIVFNDSIIKSGAYIEMSILDKNVVVGEGTVVGYGGDYRCNEVRPDLLNWGVNLIGKGTVLPAGFMIERNCLVGIGLLEKRFTGRSSLSSGSSFM
- a CDS encoding TldD/PmbA family protein, encoding MLEILDDLFRLPRNGEHLEVRLEKSMLTRISFQNGNLLRIKEERSQGGSIRVCNPRHGWVFRSFQGWDELELKVRELLGCAVSLPENPSNLVQTAAVIGHFPVLLVDDFREKQLTDKLTPLKRYASILNKESPEIVNSAVEYRDAFRQVYLANSDGTRVSSENPDIAVHFTATARRGDTIEVYSDGIAGKAGFEKILDCETLGTAVAKRAVSFLDAPSVKGGVYDCILDPVLAGVFIHEAFGHLSEADFVYRNEKMKTLMTRGKALASPILSVFDDAGVDGLRGSYPCDDEGVVPKKTFLITQGILTSRLHSRETAFCMNEEPTGNARTISYRHRPIVRMSNTGILPGSDSRETLFRGIDRGIYAIECLGGNTALELFTFSAAYGYLIENGEPVRLVKNIILSGNLFDTLKKIDGVGNDFQWNELGGCGKGAQMGLPTPTGSPHLRLREVLIGGHDDG
- a CDS encoding peptidyl-prolyl cis-trans isomerase — translated: MKNILCWLWVFVFLFLLVVGGSVVLAQNDTAKVQDNPVVAKVNGEPIYLADLQEIWDEMPENDRRQFPRGFQDLLEQWIRQHLLAQAAREQGIDQEPAILKKIENLTRQILVHEYINREIVGRVEVSDQQIESEYQANPALYTAPESRKIRHIMLNSQEDADQVLQGLREGRDFSEIAREWSIAPDAQSGGDMGFVQRGDLGPDIEETVFNLTEGSFSEVIKSDYGFHVFFVEESREARIKELSEVREEIASRLLPRMQQEAFETMIGDLKNRAEIAIIEENLPPAVVTESTE
- a CDS encoding M42 family metallopeptidase, whose protein sequence is MNTERLDFLREMINTPSPSGYEERIQTVFHKRVETSVNRFFKDVHGNACGILNPESAFRVMLAGHCDEIGLMVNYITEQGFIHFRSIGGIDAQLTPGQRVIIHAARGPVLGVIGKRPIHLIEEKERLKVVKIEEQWIDIGGCDRQEVMRLVSVGDPITFAAGFEPLNGTRVVGRGFDDRAGTFVVAEALLSINRAALRCAVYGVSTVQEEIGLRGAKTSAFAIDPHLGIAIDVTFASDCPDVDKRKVGEIALGKGPVLGRGPNINRRLFERMIQVAEKHGIPYQVQAEPRATGTDANAIQVNKGGVVTALVGIPNRYMHTPSEVVDLEDLDNTINLLARILESIDGQEDWTP